The genomic DNA CCCGGATCGTCTGCGCCGAAACAGGGTCGACGCCCTCGAACGGCTCGTCGAGGAAGAGCACCTCGGGGTTGTGCAGCAGCGCCGCCGCGAGGCCGATCTTCTTCCGCATGCCGGTCGAGTAGTCGATGACCAGCTTGTGCTGGGACCCCGCCAGGTCCAGCACGTCGAGCAGCTGCGTCGCCCGCTTGTCGACCTCCGCGCCGGGCAGGCCGCGCAACCTTCCCGTGTACGCCAGGAGTTCGCGCCCCGACAGCCGCTCGAACAGCCGCAGCCCCTCCGGCAGCACGCCGATGCGGGCCTTCACCGCGGCCGGGTCCCGCCACACGTCGTGCCCGGCGACCTCGACGCGTCCCCCGTCGGGGCGGAGCAGCCCGGTCACCATCGACAGCGTCGTCGTCTTGCCCGCGCCGTTCGGGCCGACCAGACCGACGAACCTGCCCGCGGGCAGGACCAGGTCCACCCCCGCGACCGCGACCTGCTCGCCGAAGCGCTTCCACAGCCCCTCCACACGGACGGCGGGCGCCGCCTCCGGGGTTCCGCCCGCCCCGCCGACTTCCCGGTCCCGCTCCGGCACGGTCACCGCCGCCTTCCACCACCCCGTCGATCACGTGTACGGGCACAGCCTACGAACCCGCAGGGGGGACGGGGTTCCCGCCACGCCCGGCGGCACCGGGAGCAGGAACGGGGCCGGGGCCGGGGCGCGGGCCGGCACCGGGACCGGGGTGCCGGGGTGCCGGGAGAACCGCGGGCACCGGAGGCCCCGCCCGGACCGGGCGCCGGGAGGGCCGCGGAGGCCGGAGCCCCGCGGGAGCCGGAAGGACCCGGTTCTCGGAGGCCCGGGTGCCCGGGTGCCCGGGGACCCGGGGCCGGACACCGGAGAGGAGAGGGGGTGGTCAGCGACGTCCCGTCGCCGCGTCCCGGCCGCACGCGTAGGCCAGTGCGCCGATCAGCTCCTCCACGCCCGGCAGCCACCGGTTGGCGGGGGTCGGGTGGCGCACCCACTGCACCGCGCCCTGCCCGGCGACCCGTGACGGCGGCGCCACCACGTACCCGCCCCGGCCCTTGGCGACCAGGTCGATGCCCGACGGCGACCAGCCCAGCCCGCGGATCAGGCCCGCGGCCCTCGCGGCGGCCCCGGGCAGCACGAAGAACGCCATCCGCCGGTCCGGTCCGCAGCTCACCGGGCCGAGCGGCACGCCCGTCCGCTCCATCCGCGTCAGCGCCAGGAAGCCCGCCGACTCCGGCACGTCCAGCACGTCGAACGTGCGGCCCGTCGGCAGCAGGACCGACGCCTCCGGGTGCCCGTCCCACAACCGGCGCACCGACGCCGGGCCGCCGGTGGCCCGGGCCTCCCAGTCCTCGTGCAACGGGTGCGCCCCCGGCGACGCGCAGGCCGAGTCCCCGCACGAGCAGAGCTCCCGGCCGCCGACCACCTCCGGCCACGTGCCGGGGAACACGTCCCAGTGCCGCTCCACCGCGTACCGCACGGCGCTGTCCCGCGGCGGCCCGCCGCGCCGCCCGGGGACGCGCGCGGCCTCCCCGGCTCCCATGGTCTCTTCCACGGTCGGCACAACCGTCCTCCCCACGGGTGGTTACGGGATGCGGAGGTGGACGCCGCCGTGCACCGGCCCGGCACGCGGGGCGCACGGGTGCACGCCCGGGGGCGCGCACGGGCGGTGTCGGCCGCGGGCGGGTAGGCAGGCCCGAGGAGCCGCCTCGCGGGTCCCGACGGGGGACGTCGCGGTACTCCCCGGACACACGTCGCACAAGGCGGCGACCTTAGATGATCTGGTATGACAGCGCCGAGTTCCGCATTCTCCGGACATCAGCTGGGCAGTGATCGGGGCGTTTCACCGCCACCGGTACCACAGGGGGTAGTCATGGCAGCGAGGCCGCTCGTCACCCGTCAGCCGAACGAACGGCTGCAGGCGCTCATCCAGGAGGCGGGGTGCTCCAACGCCGGGCTCGCCCGCCGGGTCAACATGGTCGGTTCGGAGCGCGGGCTCGACCTGCGGTACGACAAGACGTCGGTGGCGCGCTGGCTGCGCGGGCAGCAGCCCCGGGGCCGTGCCCCGGGCGTCATCGCCGAGGCGCTCGGGCGCAAGCTGGGCCGCACGGTCACGGTCGACGAGATCGGGATGGCGAGCGGCAGGAACCCGGCGAGCGGGGTGGGACTGCTGTTCTCGCCGACCGTGGCGGGCGCCGTCGAGCAGGTCTGCGAGCTGTGGCGCGGCGACGCGAGCCGGCGGGAGCTGCCGACCGGCCCGGCCGCGGGCGCCTCCGCGCTCGTGGAGCCCAGCAGGGACTGGCTGATCACCGCCCCCGACGCCCGGGTGGCGCGGAGCACGGGCTCCCGGGTCGGCCCGGCGGACGTGCGCGCCGTGCGCGAGACGACGCAGGCGCTGATCGACCTCGACCACCGGTTCGGCGGCGGGTACGTGCGCCCCGTGGTGGTCCACTACCTGAACGGCGTCGTGTCGGGGATGCTCTGCGGCTCGTACCGGGACCCGGTGGGGCGGCAGCTCTTCGCGGCGGCGGCGCGGCTGACGGAACTGGCCGGGTACATGGCGGTCGACACCGGCCGGTCGGGGCTCGCGCAGCGGTACTACATCCAGGCGCTGAGGCTCGCGCAGGCCGCGGGCGACCGGGCTTACGGCGGCTACGTGCTGGCCGCGTCGATGAGCCACCTGGCGGAGCGGCTCGGCAACCCGCGTGAGATCGCCCAGTTGGCGCGCGTCGCGCAGGAGGGCTCCCGCGGGCACGTCACCCCGCGCACGGAGGCGATGTTCCTGGCGGCCGAGGCGCGGGGCCACGCCCGGCTCGGGGACGTGCGCGCCTGCCGGGACGCGGCGGGCCGGGCCGTCGCCGCGCTGGACCGGTCCGACCCGGACACGGGCGACGACCCGGAGTGGATCGCCCACTTCGACCACGCGTACCTCGCCGACGAACTGGCCCACTGCCACCGGGACCTGGACCAGGGGCGGGCGGCGGAGCGGGCGGCGGCGGAGGCGCTGGAGGGGCATCCGGCGACGCGGGTGCGGCGGCGGGCGATCGGCCTCGCCCTGCTGGCGGCGGCCCAGGTGCAGCAGCGGGAGGTCGAGCAGGCCTGCCACACCGCGGCGCGGGCGGCCGAACTCCTGGGCACGCTGCGGTCGTCGCGCGGCGCGGAGTACCTGGACGACCTCCGGACGCGGCTGGAGCCGTTCCGGGACGAGCCCGCGGTACGGGAGGTCGCGGCGCGGCTGGCACCCCGGGCGGCGTAACGGCCGCACCCGTGTGCGGGGACGGCGGTGCACCCGGTAGCGTGAGCCGACGCTTCCGTAGGTTCACACGTAGGAGTCCCGGTGACGCAGAGCGGACACGGCCAGGAGGGCCAGTCGTGGGGCCAGGCCCCTGGCCAACCCTGGGGACCGCCGCCCCCGCAGGCCGTGCCGGGAGAGGACCACGCCACGCAGTACCTGCGGCCGGTTCCGCCGGCCCCGGAGCCCCCGCAGGCCGCGCCGGGGGAGGACCACGCCACGCAGTACCTGCGGCCGGTTCCGCCGGCGCCGCCGTCCCCGCAGCAGGGGCGGCCGCCCGCGGAGAGCCCGGCGGAGTCGACCCGGTTCCTGGGCACCGGTTTCGGCGCGCAGCAGCACGGGCAGCCCCGGTCGCCGTACCCGCAGCACCCGCAGGCGTACCCGCCGCAGGGGCGGCGACCGTCCCACCCGCAGCCCCACCCCGCGCACTCGGCCCCCTGGCCGGACTCGGACGCGGAGGCCACCCAGTACCTCCCGCCCGTACCGGGGCAGGGCGGGCCCCCGGCGGAGTTCGACAACCTGTTCCGCGACGACACGGCGGGCGCCACCCGGCAGATGCCCCGCATCGAGCCGTCCGCCCCGCAGCCGGCCCACGGCCACCGGCCGCACCAGCCCCGGGGCCTCCGGCTGCCCCCGCCGTACGCGGAGCCGCACGACCGCGACGACCGCGACGACCGCGGCCGCCGTGAAGAGCCCGGGCGCCGCCGCTCCTCGAAGCTGCCGCTCGTCGCCGCGGTGGTCGTCGGGTGCGCCGTGGTGGGCCTCGGCGCGGGCGCCCTGATGGGCGGCGGCGAGGAGGCGCCCGAGGAGGACGGCAAGGCCGGCGCGGTCGCCGCCTCGTCCCCCGCGCCGGTCCGGACGTCGGCCTCCGCGCCGGCCCCGGACCCGGTGAGGGAGCAGGCGGAGGAGCTCGACAAGCTGCTCGCGGACAGTAACGACAGCCGCGACGCGGTGATCGGCTCCGTCGAGAACATCAAGAAGTGCCGGAACCTGGACAAGGCCGCCGCCGACCTGCGGGAGGCCGCCGGCCAGCGGCGGGAACTGGTGAACCGGCTGGGGCGGATCGAGATCGACAGGCTGCCGGACCACGCGGAGCTGTCGTCGTCGCTCACCCGGGCGTGGCAGGCGTCCGCCACCGCCGACGACCACTACGCGGCCTGGGCCCAGCAGGTCAAGAACCCGAAGAACTGCAAGGGCGGCCGGGCCCGCCACACAGCCAGCACCGCGCGGGCGGCCGTGGCCAGCGGGGAGGCGACCGGCGCGAAGCGTCAGGCCGCACGTCTCTGGAACGGCATCGCCGAGACGTACGGCCTGACCAGGCGGCAGCCCACCCAGCTGTAGGGGCGGGCCGCGGCCTCAGGAGGAGCGGGCTTCGAGGAGCGTCCGGCCGACGTCGACGAAGCCGGTGCGCTGGGCGACGAGACGCCCCTTCCGCACCACCTGGAAGGTCACCTCGTGGTTGACGAGCCGGGGGAAGCCGGGGGTGCCCAGCATGTCCTCGTACCGCCAGCGCAGCGTCGGCGTGAGGCCCCCGGTGTCCACCCGCAGACCGCGGTCCAGGGTGAGCGTGATCTTGCCGGGGGTCACCTTCTCCTCGCCGATCGCCTCGACGACCCGCTTGAGGACCGTGTACGCGATCCAGGTGGTCTGCACGCCGGCGTCGGCCGGGTCGATCCGGTTGTCGCCGAAGGCGTGTTCCTGGATGACCCGCCGCATCGGCTCCCAGCGCGGGTCGCCGGGGGCCGGGTACCAGCCGGTGACGTACGCCCCCTCGAACGGCCCCGAGGCGCCGCCCGTCCGGTCGACCAGCAACTGGTCGACGCTGCCGAGCACGGACGAGATCCGGATGTCGCGGCCGTCCGGGGTGAGCCGGCGGAACGAGTCGAAGAAGTGCGCGGTCCGCTCGCCGAGCGTGGCGGTGACGCAGCCGCGCTCCTCGCCGGCCCGCTTCCGCGAGCGGGTGGCGACGGCCGTGTACTCCCCGGCGTCCTCGGCCGCGGGTATGTCGTACGCCTCGCGCTGCTTGCCGTGGGCGAGGCCCGAGTTGAGCAGCGCGTGCAGGTAGTCGCCGGCGATCGTGTCGGGGCGGACCAGGGAGACCCGCTCGCAGGAGGCGGCGAGCTGCATGCCGTTGCCCGCGAGCAGGGCGACCTGCCCGCCGTTGACGGGATAGGAGAGGTAGCTGGTGAACTCCTCGTCGGACAGGCCGTAGCCGCCGATGTAGGGGATGTTCGCCGCTTCCAGGGTGGCCATGAAGGCCCGGCCGTGCTGGCTGTACGAGCCGACGACGGCGGCCACGCCCTCCTTGACGGCCTTGCGGGCGCAGGTCGCGGCGCCCGTCGCGGTGTTGCCCTCGTTGCAGGTGATCACGCGCAGCTCGTGCCCGGCCAGGCCGCCCTGGCTGTTGGTCCAGCGTGCGTACGCCTCGGCCATCGCGGGCATGCCGGGCATGTTGGTCGCCTTGGTGTCCTGGGGTGCCCAGGTCATCACTGTGATGGGTTCCCTGGAGCCCCCCGTGGCCCCAGGGAGCCCGCCACAGCCGGCGAGGAGGGACGCCGCGGCGAGAGCCGTCGCGGCCCTGGAAGTGAGGAAGGTGGCAAAGCGTCGCCTGCCGTTACCGGTCATAGACATGCACACTTCCGGTTCACGGGGAACGCGGGAGTGAGGGTGGTTCAACAGCCGGTGACGTGAAGGTGAATTGCGGGAGCCGTCCGGCGCGTACCGTGGAGGACGTACCATCCGTACGCCCCACCGCCCGGTGGAGCTTACCCGGCCCGCCCGGCGCGGCCCGCAGGACCGTGTCCGCGAGGTGAACGCAGATGAACCCTTCCCGCCCCGGCCGCCACTCGTCCACCATGGGCGGCATGCCCCTCAACGACATGCCGTGGTGGCGCTGGCGCGCCAACGTGCGCTCGGCGCTCCACATGCTCTCCGACGTCCGCTTCCACGAGGAGTGCTGGCTGGCCGGCGCCGACGGGTACGGGGACGTCACGGACGCCGTCTACCGGCTGGTCGAGGACACCTGGCTGGACAACTGGTCCGCCGAGAAGTACCTCGGGACGATATTCCGCGACCCGGACGAGGCCCGGCTCGTCGACCAGGCCGTCCTGCTGGTCCTGCGGATCGTGCACCAGGTCGGCCCGGACGCGCCCGTCTCCGCGTACCTGGGCCACCCCGGCTGGCCCGAGGCCGTGCACGCCGCCCGCGAGGCCCACGTGCGGCTCTCCGCCAACGACGGCGAGGACCCGGACGTCCCGCCGCGGCCGCTGCACGCCCTGCGGGCGCTGACGGGCACCGCGTAGGACCGCGGCCGGCGGGCGGACCCGCGGGCGCGCCCGCCCCGTGTGGCATGCTGCCGGGATGACCGACCAGTACGTCCTCACCCTCTCCTGCCCCGACCGGCCGGGCATCGTGCACGCCGTGTCGAGCTACCTCCTCATCACGGGGTGCAACATCGAGGACAGCCAGCAGTTCGGGGACCACGGCTCGGGCCTCTTCTTCATGCGGGTCCACTTCTCCGCCGGGGCGCCCGTGACCGTCGAGAAGCTCCGGGCGGGCTTCGCCCCGGTCGGCGACTCCTTCGGGATGGACTGGCGGATCC from Streptomyces sp. MRC013 includes the following:
- a CDS encoding transcriptional regulator; the protein is MAARPLVTRQPNERLQALIQEAGCSNAGLARRVNMVGSERGLDLRYDKTSVARWLRGQQPRGRAPGVIAEALGRKLGRTVTVDEIGMASGRNPASGVGLLFSPTVAGAVEQVCELWRGDASRRELPTGPAAGASALVEPSRDWLITAPDARVARSTGSRVGPADVRAVRETTQALIDLDHRFGGGYVRPVVVHYLNGVVSGMLCGSYRDPVGRQLFAAAARLTELAGYMAVDTGRSGLAQRYYIQALRLAQAAGDRAYGGYVLAASMSHLAERLGNPREIAQLARVAQEGSRGHVTPRTEAMFLAAEARGHARLGDVRACRDAAGRAVAALDRSDPDTGDDPEWIAHFDHAYLADELAHCHRDLDQGRAAERAAAEALEGHPATRVRRRAIGLALLAAAQVQQREVEQACHTAARAAELLGTLRSSRGAEYLDDLRTRLEPFRDEPAVREVAARLAPRAA
- a CDS encoding ABC transporter substrate-binding protein; translation: MTGNGRRRFATFLTSRAATALAAASLLAGCGGLPGATGGSREPITVMTWAPQDTKATNMPGMPAMAEAYARWTNSQGGLAGHELRVITCNEGNTATGAATCARKAVKEGVAAVVGSYSQHGRAFMATLEAANIPYIGGYGLSDEEFTSYLSYPVNGGQVALLAGNGMQLAASCERVSLVRPDTIAGDYLHALLNSGLAHGKQREAYDIPAAEDAGEYTAVATRSRKRAGEERGCVTATLGERTAHFFDSFRRLTPDGRDIRISSVLGSVDQLLVDRTGGASGPFEGAYVTGWYPAPGDPRWEPMRRVIQEHAFGDNRIDPADAGVQTTWIAYTVLKRVVEAIGEEKVTPGKITLTLDRGLRVDTGGLTPTLRWRYEDMLGTPGFPRLVNHEVTFQVVRKGRLVAQRTGFVDVGRTLLEARSS
- a CDS encoding bifunctional DNA primase/polymerase; the protein is MPTVEETMGAGEAARVPGRRGGPPRDSAVRYAVERHWDVFPGTWPEVVGGRELCSCGDSACASPGAHPLHEDWEARATGGPASVRRLWDGHPEASVLLPTGRTFDVLDVPESAGFLALTRMERTGVPLGPVSCGPDRRMAFFVLPGAAARAAGLIRGLGWSPSGIDLVAKGRGGYVVAPPSRVAGQGAVQWVRHPTPANRWLPGVEELIGALAYACGRDAATGRR